A window of the Lactuca sativa cultivar Salinas chromosome 5, Lsat_Salinas_v11, whole genome shotgun sequence genome harbors these coding sequences:
- the LOC111877033 gene encoding uncharacterized protein LOC111877033, translating into MRNFQQAWFKKFWWLEYSEKKDVAFCFPYFLFNKKPIRRVGSDTFTVTGFNRWKKVNCGKDCAFIVHEGKTPASAHNFSVRCYEDLKNQLCHIENVIEKQTTQQVMDNILRLKVSIEAIKWLTFQACALRGHDERPDSINQGNFLELIKLLASYNKTIDDVVLENAPQNAKYASPDIQKEILRVLATNVQKAIRDEIGMAQFCLIVDESQDESKKEQMAIVVRFVDREGHVKERFLDLIHVKDTTSLTLKNAIMGSLSYHKLSVQDIRSQGYDGAHKLSVQDIRGQGYNGAIAATKDVTEVHNFFKTLNFIVNVISSSSKHTDQLQDAQIVEISHLIEVDEIEMLTDIATKGSTSSQKDIVNALVLVSTTKILLQKLRDEGWQSLLHQVVCFCKRNDILVPGMNETYRYVIRTRRDKDDITVEHHYRVELFIAAIDKHEINLLKLELRHYELDVRNHPQLKNSSTISELCRGLHETGKSSNYLLLDRLIRIIVMLHVSTLTSKRAFSAMKIVKTRLRITMNDDFLKSCLLINIEREIADTFSTYKIIDDFSSMKQRRAQLKVSKVNT; encoded by the exons ATGCGCAATTTTCAACAAGCTTGGTTTAAAAAATTTTGGTGGTTGGAATATTCTGAGAAAAAAGATGTTGCATTTTGTTTCCCTTACTTTCTTTTTAATAAGAAACCTATTAGAAGAGTCGGGTCAGATACATTTACCGTGACAGGATTTAATAGGTGGAAAAAGGTGAATTGTGGCAAAGATTGTGCTTTCATCGTCCATGAAGGTAAGACTCCGGCCTCAGCACATAATTTTTCTGTTAGATGCTATGAAGATTTAAAAAACCAGTTGTGTCACATAGAAAATGTGATTGAGAAACAAACGACTCAACAAGTTATGGATAATATATTACGCCTTAAAGTTTCTATTGAGGCTATTAAATGGCTCACATTTCAAGCATGTGCTTTAAGAGGTCATGATGAGCGACCTGACTCAATAAATCAAGGGAATTTCCTTGAACTTATAAAGTTACTTGCTTCTTATAACAAGACTATTGATGATGTTGTGTTAGAAAATGCTCCTCAAAATGCAAAGTACGCATCACCGGATATCCAAAAAGAAATATTACGTGTTTTAGCTACAAATGTACAAAAAGCCATTCGTGATGAAATCGGGATGGCACAATTTTGTTTGATAGTTGACGAGTCTCAAGATGAATCTAAGAAAGAACAAATGGCTATTGTTGTGAGATTTGTTGACCGAGAAGGACATGTCAAAGAAAGATTTTTGGATTTGATTCATGTCAAAGATACAACTTCATTGACCTTGAAAAATGCAATAATGGGTTCATTGTCTTATCATAAACTTAGTGTCCAAGATATTCGGAGTCAAGGATATGATGGAGCTCATAAACTTAGTGTCCAAGATATTCGGGGTCAAGGATATAATGGAGCTA TTGCAGCGACTAAAGATGTGACTGAGGTACATAACTTCTTCAAAACCTTAAACTTTATAGTTAATGTCATAAGTTCTTCTTCCAAGCATACTGATCAATTACAAGATGCTCAAATTGTtgaaatttctcatttaattGAGGTTGATGAGATTGAGA TGTTGACTGACATTGCTACAAAAGGTtctacatcttctcaaaaag ATATTGTTAATGCATTGGTCTTGGTTTCCACAACAAAAATATTGCTTCAAAAACTAAGAGATGAAGGTTGGCAATCGCTTTTGCATCAAGTGGTTTGCTTTTGTAAAAGGAATGACATTTTGGTTCCTGGTATGAATGAAACTTATAGATATGTAATTCGAACACGGCGTGATAAAGATGATATCACTGTAGAGCATCACTACCGAGTTGAATTGTTTATTGCTGCTATTGACA AGCATGAAATTAATTTGCTGAAACTTGAGTTACGACATTATGAGCTAGATGTGCGCAATCACCCACAATTGAAAAATTCATCTACAATTTCTGAGTTGTGTAGGGGCCTACATGAAACAGGAAAGTCAAGTAATTATCTTTTGCTTGACAGATTGATTCGCATTATAGTGATGCTTCATGTTTCTACCTTGACATCTAAAAGGGCATTCTCAGCAATGAAAATCGTGAAAACACGACTTCGGATTACCATGAATGatgattttcttaaaagttgtCTGCTTATTAACATTGAGAGAGAGATTGCTGACACGTTTTCCACATATAAAATTATAGATGATTTTTCTTCTATGAAGCAAAGACGGGCACAACTTAAAGTGAGCAAG